TTCTGCCAAAGTATCTCACCCGTTTCGAGGTTAAGTGCAGTAACGACTTCGTTTTCTTTCTGCCGTGTGTGCGTGTAAATCCGACCTTCCGCAACGATAGGCGAAGCGTCACCGCTCCCCAACTCTACATGCCATAGTTTTTTAAGTTGTTTTGGCCACACCTCTGGTGCAGAGAATTGCGTCAAGATACCATCTCGGTTTTGTCCGCGCCATTGTGACCATTCGGCGGACGCGACGGTGGCACAAAGGCATACAATGATCCAGATGTTTTTGGAAAGTCTTTTCATTTTTCTCCTCTTGATGGGTAAGTCGGATTTATGGATTCTCACGTTCCGTTTTTCCTATCTCTCATAAACAGCGTGCGAGAACTTCTGTAGCACCGGTAGTCCCCCATACCCCTCGCGCTCCGCACAGCCCTGCGATGATGGAAATATCCGATGCTACTTTTCGCCCGGAGAGAAGAAAAAAGCCGTCAACTGGTAGTCAACGGCTTTCTTTTATGATGTATAAGAGCGAGGTTATTCGTTGGGTTGCTCTTGTGGTTCGCTATCTTCGGTGTGAAAGTCCAATTCTTCAGGTTTGGGATGAAAACGCCATTCCGATTTCACTCAGCAGATGTAGCGACTGCCCCAAACGAGACAGATGAAATTCGCTACCAAATGGCGCTCCTGAAAATGCCATTCCGATTCCACTCGGCAGATGTAGCGACTGTCCCAAACGAGACAGATGAAATTCGCTACCAAATGGCATTCTAAATATTATACGATTTTTTGTGTTTTTTGTCAAGTCCAAAACGATTACTTCCGAAAAAATCCTCCAAAGAAGATAGATTGTAAGAGTTAATAGAAAAAGGCATTTCAAATAGTGTCCCCACTTGTGATAATAGTATACCCTATTCTGTGCCGCATCCTGCCAAATCACCATCAAGGTCCGACTGCTGATAGTTGATAACCGTTCGCCAAAAAGTTTAATTGAATAAATTAGAGAAAAATCTGTTTAACAATAGAGGCAAACAATCACAGTAAACTCTTGCTTGCGAATTACACCAGAAATGCTAAGAATGACACTTTCACCCACATTTGATGATACTTTGGCAGTTGCTCACGATAAACTTTCTCACATTGACCTAAAAGGATTGAGTGAGAATCAGCTGTCCAACAGAACGGCGAAAAGCACTTCATCTTGAATACTCTGGATATACCGATGGCAACACTTTGGCTCGTTATTCAACGAGAATTCGTTTCAAATGTATTGACATCCCGATTCATGATCGGTTTTCTCATCTGCCTGATGTCAACCGCTGCTGCAGTTTTCGTTCAGGTTGAAGATTATGAGAAACGCTTAGCAGCATATCACACCGCCGTTCAGGAACATCAAGAAGCAACCCAGACATGGGACCTCTACAGCCAAATTAATCCTAAGGCACACAGAAAACCCAATCCGCTGAGTATCTTCAACGTCGGCATGGAAAAATCCGGTGCTGATATGGTGAGTATTCAACTCGCAACACCTATCTGGGAGAAAAAGGCACAGAAACACGGCTCCGATAACCCGTTTCTCTCCATTTTTCTTGCAATTGATGCTATCTTTGTCTTCAAAATCATCCTCAGTGCCTTGGCGATCCTCTTCGCTTACAATACGATTTCAGGGGAACACGAGGATGGCACGCTAAAATTAGTGTTATCCAATCCGATTCCGCGGGATACACTCGTGGTTGGAAAATACCTCGGCGGCATGTTATCTTTGTTCCCAATGGTGGTCATCAGCTTTATCATCGGAATCCTTATCGCTTACGCTTCTCCTGCGACCGATTTCGATAGTGCTGATCTGTTCCGGTTCGTTGTCGTGCTTATCCTTTCCCTATTGTACGTGTCAACGTGTTACCTTTTAGGGATGCTTCTATCCGTATGGACAAAGGAAGCAACCACCACGCTCATCCTTTCAATGTTCATTTGGGGAATCCTAACAATCCTACATTCCAATATAGCAACCTTCGCAGTTATGAAATTCCCGCCCTATCAACCACAAGCTGAAAAGGAGATTCTGCAGCATATTCAGCAGAGATGGGAAGATTTCAGGGAAGAACGGGATGCTTACATCCTCAAGAAGTGGGGATACGAACATCCAGCTAGCGCGGTTTCTCCGATAAGCGATGGAAATTTTTTAGTAGCGATGTACACGAGTTCACCAGAGGAAATCGGGTATAGTGAGTTCTATTATATCCAACAGATCCACA
Above is a window of Candidatus Poribacteria bacterium DNA encoding:
- a CDS encoding ABC transporter permease subunit, producing the protein MATLWLVIQREFVSNVLTSRFMIGFLICLMSTAAAVFVQVEDYEKRLAAYHTAVQEHQEATQTWDLYSQINPKAHRKPNPLSIFNVGMEKSGADMVSIQLATPIWEKKAQKHGSDNPFLSIFLAIDAIFVFKIILSALAILFAYNTISGEHEDGTLKLVLSNPIPRDTLVVGKYLGGMLSLFPMVVISFIIGILIAYASPATDFDSADLFRFVVVLILSLLYVSTCYLLGMLLSVWTKEATTTLILSMFIWGILTILHSNIATFAVMKFPPYQPQAEKEILQHIQQRWEDFREERDAYILKKWGYEHPASAVSPISDGNFLVAMYTSSPEEIGYSEFYYIQQIHIVDVSKFQEVLGYQEPLRIDYANQAEALLRQREQVEERNKQFAKDISRFSFADAYRFAVGAITDTDTESYQDFMRRARSYKRQVVDYLSGKNAFSARAWFSSDQGAAEFKDLPVFQNPHTSLFQSFSRASSDILILLAWNVVLFIGMYVSFLRYQIS